The Ignavibacteriota bacterium genome contains a region encoding:
- the tnpA gene encoding IS200/IS605 family transposase produces MKVEYYNLYTHFILITKNRQPMILEFHRERIEKYVTGIIQNNESKLYSIYANPEHVHFLVSRSPHLSEEAFVTIIADSSTKFINDNKLSQGRFDWQQSCSAFSVSKSDVDKVCKYILNQREHHRKTSFMEEYDTFMKHYQRTLKWERRE; encoded by the coding sequence ATGAAAGTAGAATATTATAACCTTTACACACACTTCATACTAATAACAAAAAACCGACAGCCAATGATTCTGGAGTTTCATCGGGAGAGAATTGAGAAATACGTAACGGGAATTATCCAGAATAATGAATCGAAACTTTATAGTATTTATGCAAATCCCGAACACGTGCATTTTCTTGTTTCCCGTTCTCCTCATTTGTCGGAAGAAGCTTTCGTTACTATCATTGCTGACAGTTCTACAAAGTTTATTAATGACAATAAATTATCTCAGGGAAGATTTGATTGGCAACAATCGTGTTCTGCCTTTTCTGTTTCTAAATCTGATGTTGATAAAGTTTGCAAATATATTCTCAATCAACGAGAACATCATAGAAAAACTTCTTTTATGGAGGAGTATGATACATTTATGAAGCACTATCAGAGAACACTGAAATGGGAAAGAAGGGAATAA
- a CDS encoding efflux RND transporter periplasmic adaptor subunit, with translation MANGKKSKKKIIIFSIMGVVLIGLALFVLLGTKKENVVTIQTEKVQHRTITQSVTATGKIYPEIQVIITPEVSGEIIALPVKEGNRVQRGDLLMKIKPDIYAAMRDQASSGLSSARASLTKSQTDYKRAQELFNKGLISSAELEQVNTTLEVSRAQYEQAEAEVKRATESLSKTTIYSPMEGTVSQLKVELGERVLGTSQFQGTTVMTVADLSRMEARVDVGENDIVLISVGDTARVEVDAFQERKLTGVVYEIGNSAKTSGLGTQQEVTNFEVRIRILDKDVILRPGMSMTATIETETKQDVICVPVQSVTTRSPNKDKGKDGGPQESNESDEMAANDSKIKQKTEKPKEVVFVVENGEVKMVEVKRGIADDSYTEIVAGLKEGREVVSGSYKAINRELEEGTKVKVENEKKKKPETTASN, from the coding sequence ATGGCAAACGGAAAAAAATCAAAGAAAAAAATCATCATCTTCTCCATCATGGGCGTAGTGTTGATTGGACTCGCGCTCTTTGTTCTCCTTGGAACGAAGAAGGAAAATGTTGTAACAATTCAAACGGAAAAAGTACAGCACCGGACAATAACACAGTCAGTAACAGCAACAGGAAAAATTTATCCTGAGATTCAGGTCATCATCACGCCGGAAGTAAGCGGAGAAATTATAGCACTACCGGTGAAAGAAGGAAATCGTGTTCAACGCGGCGACCTTCTCATGAAAATTAAACCGGATATTTATGCTGCGATGCGGGACCAGGCATCTTCAGGCTTGTCATCTGCAAGAGCAAGTTTGACGAAAAGCCAGACTGACTACAAACGTGCGCAGGAATTGTTTAACAAGGGTTTGATTTCGAGCGCAGAGTTAGAACAGGTGAACACAACGCTCGAAGTTTCCAGAGCGCAATACGAACAAGCAGAAGCGGAAGTGAAACGTGCGACGGAAAGTTTATCGAAGACGACTATTTATTCTCCGATGGAAGGAACAGTCAGTCAGTTGAAGGTGGAACTTGGAGAGCGTGTTCTTGGAACGAGTCAGTTTCAGGGAACGACCGTGATGACGGTTGCCGACCTTTCGCGGATGGAAGCCCGTGTTGATGTCGGTGAGAATGATATTGTGTTGATTTCCGTCGGCGATACGGCACGTGTGGAAGTTGACGCGTTTCAGGAACGAAAACTGACCGGCGTTGTGTACGAAATCGGAAACTCGGCAAAGACTTCCGGGCTCGGAACTCAACAGGAAGTGACAAACTTCGAGGTGAGGATCCGGATACTTGATAAAGATGTCATTCTCCGCCCCGGTATGTCTATGACGGCAACAATCGAGACAGAGACGAAACAAGATGTTATTTGTGTTCCGGTTCAGAGCGTCACGACTCGTTCACCCAATAAAGATAAGGGGAAGGATGGCGGACCGCAGGAATCGAATGAGAGCGACGAGATGGCGGCGAACGACTCAAAAATCAAACAGAAAACAGAGAAGCCCAAAGAAGTTGTGTTTGTTGTTGAGAACGGCGAGGTGAAAATGGTAGAAGTGAAACGGGGCATCGCTGATGATTCTTACACGGAAATTGTGGCGGGTCTGAAGGAAGGACGTGAAGTTGTTTCCGGCAGTTACAAAGCCATCAACCGTGAATTGGAAGAGGGAACAAAAGTAAAAGTCGAAAACGAAAAGAAGAAGAAACCTGAAACGACGGCTTCAAACTAA
- a CDS encoding ABC transporter permease has product MHHSLESIFLSIKESLVMALVAIKTNKLRSFLTLLGIAVGVFSIIGVMTAMGVLVNSIENGMTQLGAHTFQVQKYPAFGHGGPRERVKYRNRRNISYEEGLRVKENASLANVVGLEVWSGRKIVKSPEGTKTNPNVGVAGEDLDGMTTNNWLIGEGRMYTSEEYASAKSVAILGMEVVRKLFPHGNAINQKIQIDGEQYEVIGTIEEKGGMLGGNQDNFLIIPLTAFFQKYGKDRNVNIMVQSTSVETFDDCVEQVRGILRAARKVDPGDDDDFEIFSNDSMIAQFSEMTKYVRLGILLISAIALLAAGIGIMNIMLVSVTERTREIGIRKAIGARKSNILTQFILEAIMLSEIGGIIGIVLGVVLGNILAVQLEVPPIIPWNWVAIGFVACSVIGITFGVYPAWKASNLDPIESLRYE; this is encoded by the coding sequence ATGCATCACTCCTTAGAATCAATATTTCTCAGCATCAAAGAAAGCCTCGTCATGGCGTTAGTCGCCATCAAGACGAACAAACTTCGTTCGTTTCTCACGTTGCTGGGGATCGCTGTCGGTGTTTTTTCTATTATCGGCGTTATGACAGCGATGGGCGTGCTGGTGAATTCAATCGAAAACGGGATGACGCAACTTGGCGCTCACACATTTCAGGTTCAGAAATATCCCGCATTCGGGCATGGCGGACCGCGTGAACGAGTCAAGTACCGCAACAGACGTAACATTTCGTATGAAGAGGGATTACGCGTGAAAGAAAATGCATCATTGGCAAATGTTGTCGGACTGGAAGTATGGTCAGGCAGAAAGATTGTGAAAAGCCCGGAAGGGACAAAGACAAATCCCAATGTCGGCGTTGCCGGTGAAGACCTTGATGGAATGACGACGAACAATTGGCTTATCGGCGAAGGACGCATGTACACGAGTGAAGAATATGCGTCGGCGAAAAGTGTTGCCATTCTTGGGATGGAGGTTGTGAGAAAATTATTTCCGCACGGCAACGCAATCAATCAGAAGATTCAAATTGATGGCGAACAGTATGAGGTCATCGGTACGATTGAAGAAAAAGGAGGAATGCTCGGTGGGAATCAGGATAATTTTCTTATTATTCCGCTTACTGCGTTTTTTCAGAAGTACGGCAAAGACCGCAACGTAAATATCATGGTGCAGTCAACAAGTGTGGAAACATTCGATGATTGTGTTGAGCAGGTGCGGGGTATTTTACGCGCCGCCCGCAAAGTTGACCCGGGCGATGATGATGATTTCGAAATCTTCTCGAATGATTCAATGATTGCACAGTTCTCCGAGATGACAAAATATGTACGGCTTGGAATTTTACTTATCAGTGCGATTGCGCTTCTTGCCGCAGGTATCGGCATCATGAACATCATGCTCGTTTCCGTAACAGAACGAACGAGAGAAATCGGCATCCGGAAGGCGATTGGCGCGCGGAAGAGCAACATCCTGACGCAGTTTATTCTTGAAGCAATCATGTTGAGTGAAATCGGAGGTATTATCGGAATTGTTCTTGGTGTAGTGCTTGGAAATATTCTTGCAGTTCAACTTGAAGTACCTCCCATTATTCCGTGGAACTGGGTTGCAATTGGTTTTGTCGCCTGCTCAGTTATTGGAATTACGTTTGGGGTCTATCCCGCGTGGAAAGCATCGAACCTTGACCCGATTGAGTCGTTGAGGTATGAATGA
- a CDS encoding four helix bundle protein: MTNQKEGIQERTYDFSLRIIKLCKSIPTTREGNILAKQVMRSGTSIGANVEEATGAFSKDDFTYKMNTALKEARETHYWLRLIRDSELLPAKRMSDIIQEIEEVKKILGAIVRTSKKK, translated from the coding sequence ATGACAAATCAAAAAGAAGGGATACAAGAGAGAACGTATGATTTTTCTTTGCGGATAATCAAACTCTGCAAAAGTATTCCAACAACACGCGAGGGGAATATACTTGCAAAGCAAGTGATGCGTTCTGGAACCTCCATCGGAGCAAACGTAGAAGAAGCGACAGGTGCGTTCAGTAAAGATGATTTTACATACAAGATGAACACTGCCTTAAAGGAAGCACGAGAAACTCATTACTGGCTCAGACTCATTCGTGACTCTGAACTTCTTCCGGCAAAACGTATGTCGGATATTATTCAAGAGATTGAAGAAGTGAAGAAAATTCTTGGTGCTATTGTAAGAACATCAAAAAAGAAATAA
- a CDS encoding ABC transporter permease, producing the protein MHFWFEVKEGLVIAFRAIRANKMRSVLTTLGIIIGIVSVTLMATAIEGVNRAFENSASAFGSKVLYIQKFPWVGGDDWWKYRNRKELKPEMSTYIERHATLIDAVAPDVTTSKDATYGTRSMIGCWVTGTTDAYQQASGTTIMDGRFFNEDESDGGRPVCAIGANVSETLFPAVDPIGQTIKVAGYPYKVVAVFEKQGGMFGEFTSDNRIYIPIKSFMDHFGSHHDVTLNVKVAKEADTEDAKEELRGIMRKARRLTPVQEDDFNINEQELLMQVFGTITGVIAGVGFFITGLSLFVGGIGIMNIMFVSVTERTKEIGIRKAIGARRRTILFQFLVESAIICLIGGIIGLMIAYPLSLLADQILPTAMPLSVVFLALFVSLLVGVISGFLPAYKAAKMDPVDALRYE; encoded by the coding sequence ATGCACTTTTGGTTTGAAGTAAAAGAAGGATTAGTGATTGCATTCAGGGCAATCCGCGCAAATAAAATGCGTTCCGTTCTGACAACGCTTGGCATCATCATTGGAATTGTTTCGGTGACGTTGATGGCAACGGCGATCGAAGGAGTGAACCGCGCGTTTGAAAACAGCGCGTCGGCGTTTGGCTCAAAGGTTCTCTACATTCAGAAATTCCCCTGGGTTGGCGGAGATGATTGGTGGAAATACCGGAATAGGAAAGAACTGAAGCCGGAAATGTCAACCTATATTGAACGACATGCAACCCTCATTGATGCTGTCGCGCCCGATGTTACGACTTCGAAAGATGCGACCTACGGAACGCGCTCAATGATTGGTTGCTGGGTGACAGGAACCACCGATGCGTATCAACAAGCATCGGGGACAACCATCATGGACGGAAGATTTTTCAACGAAGATGAATCGGACGGCGGACGACCTGTGTGCGCAATCGGTGCGAACGTTTCGGAGACGTTGTTTCCCGCCGTTGACCCGATTGGTCAGACCATCAAAGTTGCCGGCTATCCTTACAAAGTCGTTGCCGTGTTTGAAAAGCAGGGCGGAATGTTTGGGGAGTTCACTTCAGACAATAGAATTTACATTCCCATCAAATCTTTCATGGACCATTTTGGCTCGCACCATGATGTAACACTGAATGTGAAAGTCGCCAAAGAGGCAGATACTGAGGATGCAAAAGAAGAATTGCGCGGTATTATGAGAAAAGCCCGTCGCCTTACTCCTGTGCAGGAAGATGACTTTAACATCAACGAGCAGGAACTTCTTATGCAGGTGTTCGGAACGATTACCGGAGTTATTGCCGGAGTTGGATTTTTCATTACCGGATTGTCCCTCTTTGTTGGTGGCATCGGAATTATGAATATCATGTTCGTTTCGGTAACGGAACGAACGAAAGAAATCGGAATCCGGAAGGCGATTGGCGCACGGAGAAGAACGATTCTTTTTCAATTCTTAGTCGAGTCGGCAATTATTTGTTTGATTGGCGGTATCATCGGATTGATGATTGCGTATCCGCTCAGCCTACTTGCCGACCAAATTCTCCCGACTGCGATGCCATTATCGGTTGTGTTTCTTGCGTTGTTTGTTTCACTTCTTGTCGGTGTTATTTCCGGTTTTTTGCCCGCGTACAAAGCGGCGAAAATGGATCCTGTTGACGCTTTACGCTACGAATAA
- a CDS encoding ABC transporter permease has product MNRSLHTFFLEVKESLVMALVAIRTNKLRSSLTLLGITVGVFSIISVMTAMGVLVNSIESGMNDLGVNTFQVQKNPRFGGGGHARDRSKFRNRKNITFEQGQRVQEQTPLAKLVGLESFNFGRVVVSDFAKTNPNSLLYGENVEGISTNNWIVGEGRAFTQDEVNSARPVIILGDEIVKKVFPKVDAVGKSVRVDGQNYQVIGVFQPKGQAFGGGGNIIVIPITTFFSEYGKDRSVNIMVQSTSKETYDDCIEQVRGILRASRGVPPGAEDDFDIWSNDSQIREFNNVTKYVRMGILIISAIALLAAGVGVMNIMLVSVTERTREIGIRKAIGARKSNILTQFILEAIVLSELGGLLGIILGVVGGNVAAIMMEVPPVIPWDWAAIGFGICSLIGIVFGVYPAWKASNLDPIESLRYE; this is encoded by the coding sequence ATGAATCGCTCTCTCCACACATTTTTCCTCGAAGTAAAAGAAAGTCTTGTGATGGCGCTTGTTGCCATCCGGACGAACAAACTTCGGTCTTCGTTGACGTTGCTGGGAATAACAGTCGGTGTGTTCTCGATTATTTCCGTGATGACGGCGATGGGAGTATTGGTGAACAGCATCGAGAGCGGGATGAACGATTTGGGAGTAAATACATTTCAAGTACAAAAGAACCCGCGCTTTGGCGGAGGCGGACATGCGCGTGACCGTTCAAAATTCAGAAATCGAAAGAACATTACCTTTGAACAAGGACAGCGAGTGCAGGAACAAACCCCGCTTGCAAAATTAGTCGGTTTGGAATCGTTCAACTTCGGGCGAGTAGTTGTGTCGGATTTCGCGAAGACGAATCCGAACAGTTTGTTGTATGGTGAAAATGTTGAAGGCATTTCGACAAACAACTGGATTGTGGGTGAAGGTCGCGCGTTTACACAGGATGAAGTGAACAGCGCAAGACCTGTTATTATTCTTGGTGACGAAATTGTCAAAAAAGTATTTCCGAAAGTTGATGCGGTCGGGAAATCCGTTCGTGTTGATGGACAAAATTATCAGGTGATTGGCGTGTTTCAACCGAAGGGACAGGCGTTCGGCGGCGGCGGAAATATTATCGTCATCCCGATTACGACATTTTTTTCCGAATACGGAAAAGACCGCTCGGTCAATATCATGGTGCAATCAACGAGTAAAGAGACATACGATGATTGCATCGAACAAGTACGGGGAATTCTCCGGGCGTCGCGCGGCGTACCTCCCGGAGCGGAAGATGATTTCGACATCTGGTCGAATGATTCTCAAATCCGTGAGTTCAACAACGTCACGAAATATGTTCGGATGGGAATTCTCATCATCAGCGCGATTGCTTTGCTTGCCGCCGGCGTCGGTGTGATGAATATTATGCTCGTTTCAGTAACGGAACGGACACGGGAAATCGGAATTCGGAAAGCAATCGGTGCACGAAAGAGTAACATTCTCACGCAGTTTATTCTGGAGGCGATTGTCCTGAGTGAACTCGGGGGATTGCTCGGAATTATTCTCGGAGTTGTCGGAGGAAATGTTGCCGCAATCATGATGGAAGTTCCTCCGGTTATTCCGTGGGATTGGGCGGCAATCGGATTTGGTATTTGCTCACTCATCGGGATTGTATTCGGCGTCTATCCTGCGTGGAAGGCATCGAACCTTGACCCGATTGAATCCCTGCGTTATGAATAA
- a CDS encoding ABC transporter ATP-binding protein, whose amino-acid sequence MNNSVVINLQQIKKSYDMGGAEQVQALRGVSLAIHKNEYVAIMGPSGSGKSTLMNIIGCLDTPSSGLYEFNGVNVSEMNDNSLARVRNKEIGFVFQTFNLLARSDSLHNVELPLIYGGVSSSLRKKMAHEALEQVGLGDRVHHKPNELSGGQRQRVAIARALVNKPSILLADEPTGNLDSKTGDEIMILFEELHAQGNTIILVTHEEYIAEHAHRIIRIRDGVIASDETVANRKLLSPTLA is encoded by the coding sequence ATGAATAATTCGGTTGTCATTAATCTTCAGCAGATTAAGAAAAGTTATGATATGGGCGGAGCGGAACAGGTGCAAGCGCTTCGCGGTGTCTCACTTGCAATTCATAAAAACGAATATGTCGCAATTATGGGACCGTCGGGCTCCGGGAAGTCAACACTGATGAACATCATCGGTTGTCTTGATACGCCATCATCAGGACTGTATGAATTCAACGGAGTGAATGTGAGCGAGATGAATGATAATTCACTTGCACGCGTTCGTAATAAAGAAATCGGTTTTGTGTTTCAGACGTTCAACCTTCTTGCCCGCTCCGATTCGTTGCACAATGTTGAACTGCCCCTTATCTATGGCGGCGTCTCTTCGTCGCTGAGAAAGAAAATGGCACATGAAGCGCTGGAGCAAGTCGGACTTGGCGACCGTGTTCACCACAAGCCGAATGAACTTTCGGGCGGACAACGTCAACGCGTTGCAATTGCCCGCGCGCTCGTGAACAAGCCTTCTATTCTGCTGGCTGATGAACCGACGGGAAACCTCGATTCAAAAACCGGTGATGAAATTATGATATTGTTTGAAGAACTTCACGCTCAGGGAAACACGATCATTCTTGTAACGCATGAAGAATACATCGCTGAACACGCACATCGTATTATCCGTATTCGCGACGGCGTCATTGCAAGTGATGAGACTGTTGCGAACAGAAAACTACTTAGTCCGACATTAGCGTAA
- a CDS encoding ABC transporter permease, whose amino-acid sequence MALNAIRTNKLRSILTLLGIAVGVFSIIGVMTAMGVLLNSIQGEMSALGVNTFQVQKYPMFQTGSAKEQASLRNRRDITYEQALRVKEDASLAKLVGMFCSDWGKIIQSPSGLKTNPNISLSGRDIEGFTANSWTIGDGRLYTQSELESGKRVVVLGIDVVKKIFPRVNPIGEKVRIDGHEFEVVGVVQPRGNMLGGNGDNFAVIPITTYFDIYGKNETIQIKVQSRDAESYDDCMEQTRGILRAARHVTPGADDDFYFWSNDSMIQQFNDLTKYVRLGIMLVSAIALLAAGVGIMNIMLVSVTERTREIGIRKAIGAKKSNILTQFVLEAVLLSEFGGVVGIVVGVLAGNILAFSMGIPPVVPYDWVAIGFLSCSVVGIVFGVYPAWKASNLDPIESLRYE is encoded by the coding sequence ATGGCTCTGAATGCTATTCGCACGAACAAGTTGCGTTCAATCCTGACGCTGCTTGGAATTGCGGTTGGAGTGTTTTCCATTATTGGCGTGATGACTGCGATGGGCGTTTTGTTGAACAGCATTCAGGGGGAGATGAGCGCGCTCGGAGTGAACACATTTCAGGTTCAGAAGTACCCGATGTTCCAAACAGGAAGTGCGAAAGAACAGGCGAGTCTCCGGAACAGAAGAGACATTACGTACGAACAGGCACTGCGAGTCAAAGAAGATGCTTCGCTTGCAAAACTTGTCGGTATGTTTTGTTCTGATTGGGGAAAGATTATTCAATCACCGAGCGGACTGAAAACGAATCCGAACATTTCTCTTTCAGGGCGAGACATCGAAGGATTTACTGCAAACAGTTGGACGATTGGAGATGGAAGATTATATACGCAAAGCGAACTTGAGTCGGGAAAACGAGTGGTCGTGCTTGGGATAGATGTTGTGAAGAAAATTTTTCCACGAGTGAATCCCATCGGAGAAAAAGTCAGAATTGACGGGCATGAGTTTGAAGTTGTCGGCGTTGTTCAGCCGAGAGGAAACATGCTCGGTGGAAACGGGGACAACTTTGCTGTCATTCCTATCACGACGTATTTTGACATCTACGGAAAAAACGAGACGATTCAAATCAAAGTACAATCGAGAGATGCAGAGTCGTATGACGATTGCATGGAACAAACACGCGGCATTTTGCGCGCCGCGCGTCATGTAACTCCCGGCGCTGATGATGATTTTTATTTCTGGTCGAACGATTCGATGATTCAGCAATTCAATGATTTGACAAAGTATGTTCGTCTCGGAATAATGCTGGTGAGCGCAATTGCGCTTCTTGCCGCCGGGGTTGGCATCATGAACATCATGCTGGTCTCTGTTACCGAGCGAACGAGGGAAATCGGAATCCGCAAAGCAATCGGAGCGAAGAAGAGTAATATCCTCACACAGTTTGTTCTCGAAGCGGTCTTACTCAGTGAGTTTGGCGGCGTGGTCGGAATTGTTGTGGGAGTCCTTGCCGGAAACATACTTGCGTTTTCGATGGGAATTCCTCCCGTCGTTCCGTATGATTGGGTGGCAATCGGGTTTCTCAGTTGTTCTGTTGTAGGAATTGTCTTTGGCGTGTATCCTGCATGGAAGGCATCGAACCTTGACCCGATTGAATCGCTCCGTTATGAGTAA
- a CDS encoding TolC family protein: MKHYPNFLLQENLRMNRIVLLLLFVALAASVVTAQTTLTLDKAVKLVTERNTVVVQARNTLDAKRSAVQAAYGNLFPTVGISGDYSTSRTKSTFYNGIQLGTSSDVQTNSQYSTGVGANVTLFDGFANTSGIELAEQQEGASLQDLNQSEKNAIYRTHLLFLDVFRKYQLLKVSEDNLKRSQQQLTRISEANKVGSVALADVYRQRVQVGSDELAVIQSQNDFDNTKADLLAYLAVDNPTEYTVDFAGIATDVDANEFQEVNAKYSNFDNLLKQAITNRPDYLSAVYSFNASEAGVTSAKASNYPTVSASASYGYSSSELSKLFDNNSLRFGLSLNYSLFNGFQTTSRIEQAQVGKRNAEEQLNQTKRQIQVELRKALLDLEAAQKQAVVTKTSVESAEMDHKIAQEKYNLGAGTLLDVLIAQANYTNALSNKVNAVIGYLLSKKQVEFALGTISQ; this comes from the coding sequence ATGAAACATTACCCTAACTTCTTATTACAGGAGAACTTACGCATGAATCGAATCGTGCTATTGTTGTTGTTCGTTGCATTGGCGGCAAGCGTTGTCACTGCGCAAACAACACTCACGCTCGACAAAGCCGTCAAACTTGTCACCGAACGAAATACCGTTGTGGTGCAGGCGCGCAATACACTCGATGCAAAACGCAGCGCAGTCCAAGCGGCATACGGCAATCTTTTTCCTACCGTCGGCATCAGCGGCGATTACTCGACGAGCCGGACGAAATCAACATTTTACAACGGCATTCAACTCGGAACATCGTCTGATGTTCAAACTAACTCACAATACTCGACCGGAGTTGGCGCGAACGTGACGTTGTTCGATGGCTTTGCAAACACATCAGGCATCGAACTGGCAGAACAACAGGAAGGCGCGTCGCTTCAGGATTTGAATCAATCAGAGAAAAATGCTATTTACCGGACGCACTTACTCTTTTTAGATGTCTTCCGAAAATATCAATTATTAAAAGTGAGTGAGGACAATCTGAAGCGAAGTCAACAGCAACTGACGCGCATTTCCGAAGCGAATAAAGTCGGTTCGGTGGCGTTGGCAGATGTCTATCGTCAGCGCGTGCAGGTCGGAAGCGATGAACTCGCTGTGATTCAATCACAAAATGATTTTGACAATACGAAGGCTGACCTTCTTGCATATCTCGCTGTGGATAATCCAACGGAATATACTGTAGATTTTGCAGGCATAGCAACGGATGTTGATGCCAACGAATTTCAGGAAGTCAACGCGAAGTACTCAAACTTCGATAACCTTCTCAAACAAGCAATCACAAACCGCCCGGATTATCTTTCTGCGGTCTATTCATTCAATGCCTCAGAAGCAGGAGTTACATCGGCAAAAGCAAGCAACTATCCAACGGTTTCTGCAAGTGCAAGTTACGGGTACAGCAGTAGTGAACTGAGCAAATTGTTTGATAACAATTCACTCCGTTTCGGACTTTCGTTGAACTACAGCCTTTTCAACGGATTTCAAACAACATCGCGCATTGAACAGGCGCAAGTCGGAAAACGAAATGCAGAAGAGCAACTCAATCAAACCAAACGACAAATACAAGTGGAGTTGAGGAAAGCATTGCTCGATTTGGAAGCGGCTCAAAAGCAAGCGGTGGTAACAAAGACAAGTGTTGAATCGGCGGAGATGGACCATAAAATTGCACAGGAAAAATATAATTTAGGCGCAGGAACATTACTTGATGTTCTTATTGCGCAGGCAAACTATACAAACGCCTTGAGCAACAAGGTCAATGCGGTCATCGGATATTTACTCTCGAAAAAGCAAGTGGAATTTGCACTCGGAACGATTAGTCAATAA
- a CDS encoding HD domain-containing protein, whose product MKVESIKITNETLLRIGKIADELNVKTYVVGGYVRDKLLGKEVQDIDIVVVGDGVNFARQVAERFGTKNVIVFEKFGTAMLPLESGKIEFVAAREESYSKDSRKPVVKPASLESDLSRRDFTINALAASINREKFGEVLDPFDGQTDLENKIIKTPLDPERTFDDDPLRMMRALRFASQLDFFIEATTLNAVRNMAERIAIVSKERVSDEFFKILASPKPSVGLKLFQKTGLSKYLMPELDDMVGIEQRKDFHHKDVFLHTMKVIDNISETTENVWLRFAALAHDIAKPRTKAFKDGIGWTFHGHEEIGARMMKSIFRRMKFPMEHLAYVETLVRLHLRPMVLVSEEVTDSAVRRLMFDAGDAVDDLMLLCRADITSQNPQRVAKFLQNYDVVIQKMKEVEEKDKIRNWQPPVRGEEIMQVCGIGPSRLVGDLKEAIEEAILDGHIPNEHDPALAFLLSVKDKIIEEYQRSNSTI is encoded by the coding sequence AAAAATTACAAATGAAACGCTTCTCCGCATCGGGAAGATTGCGGATGAATTAAATGTCAAAACGTATGTTGTCGGCGGGTACGTGCGCGATAAACTACTCGGCAAAGAAGTGCAGGATATTGACATCGTTGTCGTCGGTGACGGCGTGAATTTTGCACGCCAAGTTGCAGAACGATTCGGAACGAAGAATGTTATCGTGTTTGAGAAGTTCGGAACGGCAATGCTTCCGCTTGAATCAGGGAAAATTGAGTTTGTCGCCGCGCGGGAAGAAAGTTACTCGAAGGATTCACGCAAACCTGTTGTAAAACCCGCTTCGCTTGAAAGCGATTTATCGCGTCGTGATTTTACCATCAATGCGCTTGCGGCTTCCATCAACAGAGAGAAATTCGGAGAAGTGCTCGACCCGTTCGATGGGCAGACTGATTTGGAAAACAAAATCATCAAAACGCCTCTTGACCCCGAGCGAACGTTTGACGATGACCCGCTCCGGATGATGAGAGCGTTGCGTTTTGCTTCACAATTGGATTTTTTCATTGAAGCGACGACGCTGAATGCCGTCCGAAATATGGCGGAACGGATTGCCATTGTTTCCAAGGAGCGAGTGAGCGATGAGTTCTTCAAAATACTCGCATCGCCGAAACCATCCGTCGGATTGAAGTTATTTCAAAAAACCGGACTCTCGAAATACCTCATGCCGGAACTTGACGACATGGTCGGCATCGAGCAGAGAAAAGATTTTCACCACAAAGATGTTTTCCTTCACACAATGAAAGTGATTGATAACATCAGCGAGACGACAGAAAATGTGTGGCTGAGATTTGCCGCGCTTGCACACGACATCGCCAAGCCCCGAACGAAAGCATTTAAGGATGGCATAGGATGGACGTTTCATGGTCATGAAGAAATCGGGGCGCGGATGATGAAATCCATATTTCGCCGGATGAAATTTCCGATGGAACATCTCGCCTACGTTGAAACGTTAGTCCGTCTCCATCTTCGCCCGATGGTGTTGGTGAGTGAAGAAGTTACAGACTCTGCGGTTCGCCGTCTGATGTTTGATGCCGGAGATGCGGTTGACGATTTAATGCTACTCTGCCGCGCAGACATAACCTCGCAAAATCCTCAGCGGGTAGCAAAGTTTCTTCAGAATTATGATGTCGTCATTCAGAAAATGAAGGAGGTGGAGGAGAAGGATAAAATCCGGAATTGGCAACCGCCGGTTCGAGGGGAAGAAATCATGCAGGTGTGCGGTATCGGTCCGAGCAGGTTAGTTGGCGATTTGAAAGAAGCGATTGAAGAAGCGATTCTTGATGGACATATTCCGAACGAACATGACCCGGCGTTGGCGTTTCTTCTTTCGGTGAAAGATAAAATTATTGAAGAGTATCAACGTTCGAATTCTACAATATAA